The proteins below come from a single Acidobacteriota bacterium genomic window:
- the rpoB gene encoding DNA-directed RNA polymerase subunit beta, whose translation MANETTNSYRTREDFGKIRTSFDMPDLLEIQKQSYGELLQMEALPEERKDTGLQAAFKDVFPISDFKETTELEFLSYSIGNWECKCGRLKGVENARNRCQACGTLLPADIDLTSKEICPYCSATRKIETPACEHCGDRVGLKLKYTPNECIHKSYTYAVPLKLKVQLVSWEKDAATKTKRLKHIKQQEVYFGDLPLMTDKGTFIFNGIERVIVSQLQRSPGVFFRQSETKGYYIGKIIPYRGAWVEFEFDTKNLLWVRLDRKKKFLASVFLRALGFGSDEDILRLFHKVHTIVPENGSLFWDVSENLVGRLSPDTDVLDAKSKTVLAPAKKKITAETLQTLQAKGIARIPVYKKELEGAMALTGVKGKIKVNEEITDIQWELVAGRNEPFEVFFPESDPAGTILVNTLKKDLRKDTNQALGEIYRKLRPGEPHTMDSAHNLFRNLFFNPQKYNFSRIGRLKFNIKLDLNTPMEEKTLSPLDYVEVLRYLLRMRLGEGMEDDIDHLGNRRVRSVGELVENAFRIGLTRMERTIKEKMTITADLAAAMPQDLINSKPVIAALKEFFGSSQLSQFMDQINSLAEITHKRRLSALGPGGLSRERAGFEVRDIQASHYGRICPVESPEGPNIGLISSLSCFARVNSYGFIETPYRKVRDGRVIDYVRVIHPGSSDFKVGQEIEKKEMEKTCEALKAQKGKSLPVFEPHVFYLTAWEEEKYNIAQANAELDARGRFVNELVSAREKGNFRLIPRDQIQYMDVSPKQLVSLSAALIPFLENDDANRALMGSNMQRQAVPLLRPEAPLVGTGLEHVVAKGSGDVIVCERPGIVEFVDAERIIVRTDDKQGGRTHDVGTDLYPLTKFLRTNQNTTVNHRPIVHKNERVIRGQVLADSLCTDKGEMALGRNILCAFMPWRGYNFEDAIVVSEKLIKEDVFTSLHIIEETIEARDTKLGPEEITHDIPNVPENLLRNLDENGIVRIGAHVKAGDILVGKVAPKGETQLSPEEKLLKAIFGEKALDVKDASLYCSPGVEGTIIDVRIFSRRGPEKNPRAKLIEKDETAKMKRNLEDEISILEKEKWRKIKTLLKGAVLEKAHKTGKTALEKGAKLTEKVLDEIGIEDALKLKLNADEERDREIRDIDKKVKRQSEALRSVFKEKIENLKKGDELSPGVIQAIKVFIAMKRKLSVGDKVSGRHGNKGIIARIVPEEDMPRLPDGTPVEIILNPLGVPSRMNVGQILETHAGWAARKLNMWISTPVFDGIREDEIKVLLKKAGLPESGKTPLFDGMTGDLLAQEVSVGYIYMMKLYHLVDDKIHARSTGPYSLITQQPLGGKAQFGGQRFGEMEVWALEAYGAAHILQEVLTVKSDDVEGRAKIYEAIVKGDLEFTPGLPESVNVLIRELQSLCLSFELEKSGKQDVLPWGIAVPQAAKGDA comes from the coding sequence ATGGCTAACGAAACAACCAACTCGTATCGCACTCGGGAAGATTTCGGAAAAATCCGGACGTCTTTCGACATGCCGGATCTCCTGGAAATCCAGAAACAATCCTACGGGGAACTTCTGCAGATGGAAGCCCTTCCTGAAGAAAGGAAGGACACCGGCCTTCAGGCCGCCTTCAAGGACGTTTTCCCCATCTCGGATTTCAAGGAAACCACCGAACTCGAATTCCTCAGTTATTCCATCGGCAATTGGGAATGCAAGTGCGGACGGCTCAAGGGCGTCGAGAACGCCCGCAACCGCTGCCAGGCCTGCGGAACCCTCCTTCCGGCCGACATCGATTTGACCTCCAAGGAAATCTGCCCGTATTGCAGCGCGACCCGAAAGATCGAAACCCCCGCCTGCGAACACTGCGGTGACCGCGTCGGACTCAAACTCAAGTACACGCCCAATGAGTGCATCCACAAGAGCTATACCTATGCGGTACCCTTGAAGCTCAAGGTTCAACTGGTGTCCTGGGAAAAGGACGCCGCCACGAAAACGAAAAGATTGAAGCACATCAAGCAGCAGGAAGTCTATTTCGGCGATCTGCCTCTGATGACGGACAAGGGCACCTTCATCTTCAACGGCATCGAGCGCGTCATCGTCAGCCAGCTCCAGAGATCTCCGGGCGTTTTCTTCCGCCAGAGCGAAACCAAGGGATATTATATCGGAAAAATCATCCCGTACCGCGGCGCCTGGGTCGAATTCGAATTCGACACCAAGAACCTCCTCTGGGTGCGGCTGGACAGAAAAAAGAAGTTCCTGGCCTCCGTGTTTCTGCGGGCTCTGGGATTCGGCTCGGACGAAGACATCCTGAGACTCTTTCATAAGGTCCACACCATCGTTCCTGAAAACGGAAGCCTGTTCTGGGACGTTTCCGAAAATCTTGTCGGCCGCTTGTCTCCGGATACGGATGTCCTGGATGCCAAGAGCAAAACCGTGCTGGCCCCCGCAAAGAAGAAAATCACGGCGGAAACCCTGCAGACCCTTCAGGCCAAAGGGATCGCCCGGATCCCGGTCTACAAAAAAGAGCTTGAAGGCGCGATGGCTCTCACCGGCGTCAAGGGAAAAATCAAGGTCAACGAAGAAATCACCGACATCCAGTGGGAACTGGTGGCCGGGCGCAACGAGCCCTTCGAGGTCTTCTTTCCCGAATCTGATCCGGCCGGAACGATCCTCGTCAACACCCTGAAAAAGGACCTGCGGAAAGACACCAATCAAGCCCTGGGAGAGATCTACCGGAAGCTGCGTCCCGGGGAGCCCCACACCATGGATAGTGCCCACAATCTGTTCCGCAATCTGTTCTTCAATCCCCAGAAATACAATTTCTCCCGGATCGGGCGTCTGAAATTCAACATTAAGCTCGACTTGAACACGCCCATGGAGGAGAAAACGCTGTCTCCCCTGGACTACGTCGAAGTTCTCCGTTATCTCCTTCGCATGCGGCTCGGCGAAGGCATGGAGGACGATATCGACCACTTGGGCAACCGGCGGGTGCGTTCGGTCGGCGAACTTGTCGAGAACGCCTTCCGCATCGGTCTGACCCGCATGGAGCGGACAATCAAGGAAAAGATGACCATCACGGCCGACCTGGCCGCCGCCATGCCCCAGGATCTCATCAATTCCAAACCCGTGATCGCGGCTCTCAAGGAGTTTTTCGGAAGCTCCCAGCTGTCACAGTTCATGGACCAGATCAACAGTTTGGCCGAAATCACCCACAAGCGGCGCCTGAGTGCGCTCGGCCCCGGAGGTTTGAGCCGGGAGAGGGCCGGGTTTGAAGTCAGGGACATTCAGGCTTCCCATTACGGACGCATCTGTCCGGTCGAGAGTCCGGAAGGACCGAATATCGGATTGATTTCATCCTTGAGTTGTTTCGCCCGGGTCAACAGTTACGGATTCATCGAAACGCCCTACCGCAAGGTCCGGGACGGCCGGGTCATCGACTATGTCAGGGTGATTCATCCCGGAAGCAGCGATTTCAAGGTCGGGCAGGAAATCGAAAAGAAGGAGATGGAGAAAACCTGCGAGGCCCTCAAGGCCCAGAAGGGCAAATCGTTGCCCGTGTTTGAACCTCACGTCTTTTATCTCACCGCCTGGGAGGAAGAGAAATACAATATCGCCCAGGCCAACGCCGAACTGGATGCCCGGGGGCGTTTCGTCAACGAGCTTGTCAGCGCCCGGGAAAAGGGAAATTTCAGGCTCATTCCCCGCGACCAGATTCAGTATATGGATGTTTCTCCGAAACAGCTGGTATCGCTCTCGGCGGCTCTCATCCCGTTCCTGGAAAACGACGACGCCAACCGGGCCCTCATGGGATCCAACATGCAGCGCCAAGCCGTTCCGCTGCTTCGTCCGGAAGCGCCCCTTGTCGGGACGGGACTCGAACATGTCGTGGCCAAGGGCTCGGGAGACGTCATCGTCTGCGAGCGTCCGGGCATCGTTGAGTTCGTCGATGCCGAACGCATCATCGTCCGCACCGACGACAAGCAGGGCGGGCGGACACACGATGTCGGGACCGACCTCTATCCTCTGACCAAGTTCCTCCGCACCAACCAGAATACGACGGTCAACCATCGCCCCATCGTCCACAAGAATGAACGCGTCATCCGGGGTCAGGTTCTGGCCGACAGCCTCTGCACGGACAAGGGGGAAATGGCCCTGGGCCGCAATATCCTGTGCGCCTTCATGCCCTGGCGCGGGTATAACTTCGAAGACGCCATTGTGGTCAGCGAGAAGCTCATCAAGGAAGACGTCTTCACATCCCTGCACATCATCGAGGAGACCATTGAAGCGCGGGACACCAAGCTCGGTCCCGAAGAGATCACCCACGATATCCCCAACGTGCCCGAGAACCTGCTGCGCAACCTGGATGAGAACGGCATCGTCCGAATCGGCGCCCATGTCAAGGCCGGAGACATTCTCGTCGGCAAGGTGGCGCCCAAGGGCGAGACGCAGCTTTCTCCCGAGGAAAAACTGCTCAAGGCCATATTCGGCGAGAAGGCCCTGGACGTCAAAGATGCCTCCCTCTACTGCTCTCCGGGCGTTGAGGGAACGATCATCGACGTCCGGATTTTTTCGCGCCGCGGGCCGGAGAAAAACCCCCGGGCCAAGCTCATCGAAAAAGACGAGACGGCCAAAATGAAGCGGAATCTTGAGGATGAGATCAGCATCCTCGAAAAGGAAAAATGGAGAAAGATCAAGACGCTGCTCAAGGGCGCGGTTCTGGAGAAAGCCCACAAAACAGGAAAAACGGCCCTGGAAAAAGGCGCCAAGCTCACGGAGAAAGTCCTGGACGAAATCGGAATTGAGGACGCCCTGAAACTCAAGCTGAACGCCGACGAGGAACGGGATCGGGAAATCCGCGATATCGACAAGAAGGTCAAACGCCAAAGCGAAGCCCTGCGGTCCGTGTTCAAGGAGAAAATCGAAAACCTCAAGAAGGGCGACGAGCTGTCGCCCGGCGTGATTCAGGCCATCAAGGTTTTCATCGCCATGAAGAGGAAACTGTCCGTCGGGGACAAGGTGTCCGGCCGCCACGGCAACAAGGGCATCATCGCCCGCATCGTTCCGGAAGAGGACATGCCGCGTCTTCCCGATGGAACTCCGGTGGAAATCATTTTGAACCCGCTGGGCGTGCCGTCCCGCATGAATGTCGGACAGATTCTTGAAACCCACGCCGGCTGGGCGGCCCGAAAACTCAACATGTGGATTTCCACACCGGTCTTCGACGGCATCCGCGAGGATGAGATTAAGGTCCTTCTCAAGAAGGCCGGTTTGCCTGAATCGGGAAAAACACCGCTTTTCGACGGAATGACGGGCGACCTTCTGGCCCAGGAAGTTTCCGTCGGTTACATTTACATGATGAAGCTCTATCATCTTGTCGACGACAAGATCCATGCGCGTTCCACAGGACCCTATTCGCTTATCACCCAGCAGCCTCTCGGCGGCAAGGCCCAGTTTGGGGGCCAGAGGTTCGGAGAGATGGAAGTCTGGGCGCTTGAAGCCTATGGTGCGGCGCACATCCTGCAGGAAGTCCTGACGGTCAAGTCGGACGACGTCGAGGGCCGGGCCAAGATCTACGAAGCCATCGTCAAGGGAGACCTGGAGTTTACGCCGGGACTTCCGGAATCGGTCAATGTCTTGATCCGGGAGCTCCAGAGCCTCTGCCTCAGTTTTGAGCTCGAGAAGAGCGGCAAGCAGGACGTCCTGCCATGGGGGATTGCGGTTCCCCAGGCTGCCAAAGGAGATGCGTGA
- the rplL gene encoding 50S ribosomal protein L7/L12 has protein sequence MEKEAAKLTKEQFFSHLDSLTILELADYVKEFETRYGVSAAAAVPVMAAGAAVQAEAKAAEEPTEFTAVLKDVGDKKINVIKVVREITSLGLKEAKELVDNAPKPLKEGLNKEDAEAIKAKFAEVGAIVELQ, from the coding sequence ATGGAAAAAGAAGCCGCAAAGCTCACCAAGGAGCAATTTTTTTCGCACCTGGACAGCCTGACCATCCTCGAGCTGGCCGACTATGTCAAAGAGTTCGAAACGAGATACGGTGTCAGCGCCGCGGCCGCGGTCCCTGTGATGGCCGCCGGCGCCGCCGTCCAGGCGGAAGCCAAGGCCGCCGAAGAACCGACCGAGTTCACCGCGGTGCTGAAAGACGTCGGAGACAAGAAGATCAACGTCATCAAGGTCGTCCGCGAAATCACCAGCCTCGGTTTGAAGGAAGCAAAGGAACTGGTCGACAACGCGCCCAAACCGCTGAAAGAGGGCTTGAACAAGGAAGACGCGGAAGCCATCAAAGCCAAGTTTGCCGAAGTCGGCGCCATTGTTGAATTGCAGTAA
- the rplJ gene encoding 50S ribosomal protein L10: protein MKKQQKEQIVDELKKILTEQASCYLVDYKRMPVAQSVELRKLLRAHSGAVRVIKNRLALRALQDGCPEELKPHFRNPTALAYSTDNPLALGRAIRDFSAGGKVLSVKAGLIEGRYLAPERFDEIVGIQSREDLLGRFAGLMAAPLTKLLRTLQAPISNLGLVLKQLETKK, encoded by the coding sequence GTGAAGAAGCAACAGAAAGAACAGATTGTCGATGAACTGAAGAAGATCCTGACGGAACAGGCATCCTGTTATCTCGTGGACTACAAGCGGATGCCCGTGGCCCAGTCCGTCGAGTTGAGAAAGCTTCTGCGCGCCCATTCCGGGGCCGTCCGGGTCATCAAGAACAGGCTGGCTCTGAGGGCTCTTCAGGATGGGTGTCCCGAAGAACTTAAGCCCCACTTCCGCAATCCGACGGCCCTGGCTTACAGCACGGACAATCCTCTGGCTCTGGGCCGGGCGATCAGGGATTTTTCGGCCGGCGGCAAGGTGTTGTCCGTCAAGGCCGGTCTTATCGAGGGACGGTATCTGGCGCCGGAACGGTTTGATGAAATCGTCGGCATCCAATCCCGCGAAGATCTTCTGGGTCGGTTTGCCGGATTGATGGCCGCCCCGCTGACGAAGCTTCTTCGAACATTGCAAGCCCCCATATCCAATCTGGGTCTGGTTTTGAAACAGCTCGAAACCAAGAAATAA
- the rplA gene encoding 50S ribosomal protein L1 produces the protein MSKRGKKYIKAVESRDSEKTSYSLEEAVRLLKTASFVKFDESVDVAMRLGVNPKYSDQMVRGTVVLPHGTGKTKKICVIASGEKVKEAEEAGADYAGGDDIIEKIAGGWIDFDIVIATPDVMRGVGKLGRILGTKGLMPNPKSGTVTFDVRKAVEETKAGRVEFRVDKTSIVHGAVGKVSFAEDRLIENVQTFLQAVIQARPAAAKGKYVRSMFLSSSMGPSFKIAEDAVEK, from the coding sequence GTGAGTAAGCGAGGCAAGAAGTACATCAAAGCGGTTGAAAGCCGGGACAGCGAAAAAACAAGCTATTCGCTGGAAGAGGCCGTCCGGCTTCTCAAGACGGCCAGTTTTGTCAAGTTCGATGAATCGGTGGATGTGGCCATGCGCCTCGGCGTCAATCCCAAGTACTCGGATCAGATGGTCCGGGGAACGGTCGTTTTGCCCCACGGCACGGGCAAAACCAAGAAGATCTGTGTCATCGCTTCGGGAGAGAAGGTCAAGGAAGCCGAAGAAGCCGGAGCCGACTACGCGGGCGGGGACGACATCATCGAGAAAATCGCCGGCGGTTGGATCGATTTCGACATCGTCATCGCCACTCCCGATGTCATGCGCGGGGTCGGCAAGCTCGGGCGCATTCTGGGTACCAAGGGACTCATGCCGAATCCCAAGTCCGGGACCGTGACCTTCGATGTGCGCAAGGCCGTCGAAGAAACCAAGGCCGGGCGCGTGGAATTCCGCGTCGATAAGACCAGCATTGTCCACGGAGCGGTGGGAAAGGTGTCTTTCGCCGAGGACAGGCTGATTGAGAACGTCCAGACCTTCCTGCAGGCCGTCATCCAGGCCCGCCCGGCGGCCGCCAAGGGAAAATACGTGCGGAGCATGTTTCTGTCCTCGTCGATGGGGCCCTCATTTAAAATTGCCGAAGACGCCGTCGAGAAATAG
- the rplK gene encoding 50S ribosomal protein L11 has protein sequence MSKEVVALIKLEIVAGQASPAPPVGPALGQHGVNIMQFVREFNDRTGKMEEGTVAPVLITVYKDKRFTFVVKTPPASYLLKKAAGIAKGSGLPNKEKVGRVTRKQVEEIARIKLPDLNAYDIDAARRIIEGTARNMGLEIVSE, from the coding sequence ATGTCCAAGGAAGTCGTCGCCCTGATCAAGCTTGAGATCGTCGCCGGCCAGGCCAGTCCGGCGCCGCCCGTCGGTCCGGCGCTCGGCCAGCACGGTGTGAACATCATGCAGTTCGTCCGCGAGTTCAACGACAGAACCGGAAAAATGGAGGAGGGAACGGTCGCCCCTGTCCTGATCACGGTTTACAAGGACAAGCGGTTCACGTTTGTCGTCAAAACGCCTCCGGCCTCCTACCTTCTCAAGAAGGCGGCCGGCATCGCCAAAGGATCGGGTCTTCCGAACAAGGAGAAGGTCGGGCGCGTGACCCGCAAGCAGGTCGAGGAGATCGCCCGGATCAAGCTTCCGGACCTGAACGCCTACGACATCGACGCCGCCCGTCGGATCATCGAAGGGACGGCCAGAAACATGGGATTGGAGATCGTCAGTGAGTAA
- the nusG gene encoding transcription termination/antitermination protein NusG — MEKNWYVVHTYSGFEKFVAESIRQRAIEFGIPDQIGQIIIPTEDVIEIRAGKKVVSTKRSYPGYILVEMDMTDESWLMVRQTPKVTGFVGSGRKPSPLSKTEVSQIVEHMETTSEKPKPKHSFEKGEAVRIIDGPFFNFNGIVEEVNPERSTMRVMVTIFGRSTPVELEFLQVEKL; from the coding sequence ATGGAAAAAAACTGGTATGTCGTTCATACCTATTCCGGTTTCGAAAAATTCGTGGCCGAGTCGATCCGCCAAAGGGCCATCGAGTTCGGCATCCCGGATCAGATCGGACAGATCATCATTCCGACCGAGGATGTCATCGAGATCCGGGCGGGAAAAAAGGTTGTTTCAACCAAGCGGTCTTACCCGGGCTACATCCTTGTGGAAATGGATATGACGGACGAGAGCTGGCTGATGGTTCGCCAGACGCCCAAGGTGACGGGATTCGTCGGTTCGGGCCGGAAGCCGTCCCCTCTGAGCAAAACCGAAGTCAGTCAGATCGTCGAACATATGGAGACGACTTCGGAGAAACCCAAGCCCAAGCATTCTTTCGAAAAAGGCGAAGCGGTCCGCATCATCGACGGGCCGTTTTTCAATTTCAACGGGATCGTCGAGGAAGTCAATCCGGAGCGAAGCACCATGAGAGTCATGGTGACGATCTTCGGTCGATCCACCCCCGTAGAGCTGGAATTTCTGCAGGTGGAAAAACTCTAA
- the secE gene encoding preprotein translocase subunit SecE — protein MSEKKIWYKRFLSFLRDVKAELKKVTWPSRAEVTSTTIVVIIATVFFGFYLFFMDVIFSWVITHIKDLFG, from the coding sequence ATGAGTGAAAAAAAAATCTGGTACAAAAGGTTCCTGAGCTTCCTCAGGGATGTGAAAGCCGAGCTCAAGAAGGTCACATGGCCGTCCCGCGCAGAGGTCACGAGCACGACGATCGTGGTCATTATCGCCACCGTCTTTTTCGGCTTTTACCTCTTCTTCATGGATGTGATTTTCTCCTGGGTGATTACCCACATCAAAGACTTATTCGGATAA
- the rpmG gene encoding 50S ribosomal protein L33, which produces MREIITLQCSECKRRNYSTTRNKKTKTERLQISKYCPFCRKHISHKEVK; this is translated from the coding sequence ATGCGAGAGATCATCACTTTGCAGTGTTCGGAGTGCAAGCGAAGGAATTATTCCACCACGCGCAACAAGAAGACCAAAACCGAGCGGCTTCAAATCAGCAAGTACTGCCCCTTTTGCAGAAAACATATTTCCCACAAGGAAGTCAAGTAG
- a CDS encoding zf-HC2 domain-containing protein codes for MTCRTAERWMSDEMDGCLPEHRRARLAAHIEKCRDCRLYRTRLGIVGKESGKNMPPVLGQGYWEDFEARLRSRLESVAVAPIQTVAPVRTLRPAWRWVWAGATVTVLAVLAILVQPPRRPPDVFLAFYPGEAVVFFENEMTGNPVMQENFNRILTDSIEEAVRDSEAEGDGVLWDDPLFWESLSLEEMEMIEADLMGENGR; via the coding sequence ATGACATGTCGTACGGCTGAACGTTGGATGTCCGATGAAATGGACGGGTGTCTGCCTGAACACCGCCGTGCCCGGCTGGCCGCCCATATCGAAAAATGCCGGGATTGCCGCCTTTACCGCACCCGTCTGGGAATTGTCGGGAAAGAATCCGGAAAAAACATGCCTCCGGTTCTTGGGCAGGGATACTGGGAGGATTTCGAGGCCCGATTGAGGTCGCGTCTCGAATCCGTTGCCGTCGCTCCCATACAGACAGTCGCCCCTGTCCGGACTCTCCGGCCGGCCTGGAGATGGGTTTGGGCGGGAGCAACGGTCACGGTCCTGGCCGTTCTGGCGATTCTGGTTCAACCGCCCCGCCGTCCCCCGGACGTCTTCCTGGCTTTCTATCCGGGCGAGGCAGTTGTCTTTTTTGAAAATGAAATGACCGGGAATCCGGTCATGCAGGAGAACTTCAACCGCATCCTTACCGACTCGATCGAGGAAGCGGTCCGGGATTCCGAGGCCGAGGGGGATGGGGTGCTGTGGGATGATCCGCTCTTCTGGGAAAGCCTCAGCCTTGAGGAGATGGAAATGATCGAGGCCGATCTCATGGGGGAGAATGGAAGATGA
- a CDS encoding sigma-70 family RNA polymerase sigma factor has translation MCEEKDTVTDRDLAAEAAAGDVESFMSLARKYQQRIHGMIFGMTRNLQDADDLTQETFLAAFRSIRGFRSQSAFYTWIYRIAVNLTLNHLKKNKREKDRAEFRETMVVPGERKDTAFCPETGATRKVLHHLLEDAVNSLALPYKATFTLVVNQEMSHAEAARILGCSENTVSWRMHKARKMLQARLKSIGEM, from the coding sequence ATGTGCGAAGAGAAGGACACCGTAACGGACAGGGATCTGGCGGCGGAAGCCGCGGCCGGCGATGTCGAGAGCTTTATGTCCCTGGCCCGAAAATATCAGCAAAGGATTCACGGCATGATCTTCGGGATGACACGCAATCTTCAGGATGCCGACGATCTGACCCAGGAGACCTTTCTGGCCGCCTTTCGTTCCATCCGAGGTTTCCGGAGTCAATCGGCCTTTTACACGTGGATCTACAGGATCGCCGTCAATCTGACTCTCAATCATTTGAAAAAAAACAAACGGGAAAAAGACAGAGCCGAATTCCGCGAAACCATGGTTGTTCCCGGGGAGAGAAAGGATACGGCGTTCTGTCCCGAAACCGGAGCGACCCGCAAGGTCCTGCATCATCTCCTCGAAGATGCCGTGAACAGCCTGGCTCTTCCTTACAAGGCCACCTTCACCCTGGTCGTCAATCAGGAGATGAGCCATGCCGAAGCCGCCCGCATCCTCGGCTGTTCGGAAAACACCGTGTCCTGGAGGATGCACAAAGCGCGGAAAATGCTTCAGGCCCGGTTGAAATCCATCGGAGAGATGTGA
- the purB gene encoding adenylosuccinate lyase, translated as MIERYTLPEMGAVWTDANRYRKWLDVELAVCEAWAKLGRIPKSSLAQIRRKADFSVERIDAIEKTVKHDVIAFLTSVAENVGPDSRYIHMGLTSYDIVDTSLSLLMRESLTLVRKRLIKLQKVLRRQAIKHKTTPCIGRTHGVHAEPVTFGFKILVWFEETKRHLERLDRAAAAISVGRISGSVGTYIHLDPRVERIALRKLGLRPARISTQVLQRDRHAEVLSATALLVTGLEKIALEIRHLQRTEVGEVEEPFTKGQKGSSSMPHKKNPVRCERISGLARIVRSHLQVALENIPLWHERDISHSSAERIILPDAFILTDYLLAETADIVGNWTVRPKKMNENIDATRGLVFSQGVLLALTQAGLTREQAYAIVQRVSLKAWNENLDFRQSAAADPEIAQRLSPEEIAACFTLDPYLEKIDTIFKKVLADES; from the coding sequence ATGATTGAACGCTACACTCTTCCAGAAATGGGCGCCGTCTGGACGGACGCCAACAGATACCGGAAGTGGCTGGACGTCGAGTTGGCCGTTTGCGAAGCCTGGGCGAAACTGGGCCGGATCCCGAAATCCTCCCTGGCGCAAATCCGGAGAAAGGCCGATTTTTCCGTGGAGCGCATCGACGCCATTGAAAAAACCGTCAAACACGACGTCATCGCCTTTCTGACCTCTGTGGCCGAAAACGTCGGCCCCGATTCAAGATATATCCATATGGGGTTGACCTCCTACGACATCGTCGACACGTCTCTGTCTCTTCTGATGCGCGAATCCCTGACCCTTGTCCGGAAACGCCTCATCAAGCTGCAAAAAGTTCTCCGCCGTCAGGCGATCAAACACAAGACGACGCCCTGTATCGGCCGGACCCACGGCGTTCATGCCGAGCCCGTCACTTTCGGCTTCAAGATCCTCGTCTGGTTCGAAGAGACCAAACGCCACTTGGAGCGCCTGGATCGGGCCGCCGCCGCCATTTCCGTCGGACGCATTTCGGGATCCGTCGGGACTTATATCCATCTGGATCCCCGCGTCGAACGAATCGCCCTGCGGAAACTCGGGCTCAGGCCGGCCAGGATTTCGACCCAGGTCCTGCAGCGCGACCGTCACGCCGAAGTCCTGTCCGCGACGGCCCTTCTGGTCACCGGCCTGGAAAAAATCGCCCTGGAAATCCGCCACCTCCAGAGAACCGAGGTCGGCGAGGTCGAAGAACCGTTCACAAAAGGCCAGAAAGGCTCCTCCTCCATGCCTCACAAGAAAAACCCGGTTCGCTGCGAAAGAATATCCGGGCTGGCCCGCATCGTTCGCTCCCATCTTCAGGTTGCCCTCGAAAACATCCCCCTCTGGCACGAACGCGATATCTCCCATTCCTCCGCCGAACGGATCATCCTCCCCGACGCCTTCATCCTCACCGATTATCTTCTGGCTGAAACCGCCGATATCGTCGGGAACTGGACCGTCCGGCCGAAAAAAATGAACGAGAACATCGACGCCACGCGCGGCCTGGTTTTCTCCCAGGGCGTCCTGCTGGCTCTGACCCAGGCCGGGTTGACCCGGGAACAGGCTTATGCGATCGTCCAGCGCGTCAGTCTCAAGGCCTGGAACGAAAATCTGGATTTCCGGCAGTCGGCGGCGGCGGACCCGGAAATCGCCCAACGCCTTTCCCCCGAGGAGATCGCCGCCTGCTTCACTCTGGATCCCTATCTCGAAAAAATCGATACCATATTTAAAAAGGTGTTGGCCGATGAAAGCTAG
- the purS gene encoding phosphoribosylformylglycinamidine synthase subunit PurS encodes MKARILVAFKDSVLDPQGQAVKNALLTLGYHAVQNVRQGKVFELDLTGLTRDEAERLVPEVARKVLANPIIEKFTWELLSDTAATDETS; translated from the coding sequence ATGAAAGCTAGAATTCTCGTTGCCTTCAAGGACAGCGTTCTCGATCCCCAAGGCCAGGCCGTGAAAAACGCTCTTCTCACGCTGGGCTATCACGCCGTTCAGAATGTCCGCCAGGGCAAGGTCTTCGAATTGGACCTGACCGGCCTGACTCGGGATGAGGCGGAACGGCTGGTTCCCGAAGTCGCCCGCAAAGTGCTGGCCAACCCCATCATCGAAAAGTTCACCTGGGAACTCCTTTCGGACACCGCGGCGACGGACGAAACATCGTGA